The following are from one region of the Magallana gigas chromosome 6, xbMagGiga1.1, whole genome shotgun sequence genome:
- the Striatin-3 gene encoding striatin-3 isoform X1 yields the protein MNDGEGPGSQHAGQLGPVSGAMGMMTKQQADDVGQRPQYSMPGILHFLQTEWARFEMERSQWEVERAELQARIAFLQGERKGQENLKQDLVRRIKMLEFALKQERAKYHKLKYGTELNQEDLKPPSLEKKEEDAVDGEVMPSAGNVSWRQGRHLLRQYLQEIGYTDTIIDVRSARVRSLLGLQAHAAESEAEGAQPAIVQMNGEVPSKRAGDQGKARGKKMPASLVDSALLDSEASVLATLDFLGQDGMEDEDNLSDEDDGLAGEEESEVKHVKKRPKMQNVDNIAMMEDDTETEEALAEFDFLVEEAENGAGEAQSHGDGPEWVQNEKEEWDVDQRLIDRLKDQYKKERKGMKSRPKRSALQQMLANLGSDDDVFSSQSSSYQGGAASSPQRAANSSGSGLSGSDSDESGLQGGSSIAFPSDSRKQIIGTDPDDESFGEELGELADLTVNNEADQNNYDISSPKEAYRKTWNAKYTLRSHFDGVRSLAFHPVDPVLITASEDHTLKLWNLQKTVPAKKATSLDVEPVYTFRAHIGPVLCLAVNSTGEQCFSGGQDSTIRCWNIPSSNIDPYDSFDQNVLNCTLEGHTNAVWGLSVHSSKMQLLSCSADGTVRLWSPGQKPPLLQSYTAEEDDGAPTSVDFVRCDPSQMVASYSSSNTYIYDIETGKQVLCINTKSASEDGGNNQINCVVNHPTLPVTITAHEDRNIRFFDNTTGKLIHSMVAHLNAVSSLAVDPNGLYLLSGSHDCSIRLWNLDSKTCVQEITAHRKKFEESIHDVAFHPSKPYIASAGADALAKVFV from the exons ATGAATGACGGTGAGGGCCCTGGATCTCAGCACGCGGGACAGCTAGGCCCAGTGTCAGGGGCAATGGGGATGATGACTAAACAGCAGGCGGATGATGTGGGCCAGCGTCCGCAGTATTCGATGCCTGGAATATTGCATTTTCTACAAACGGAATGGGCTCGTTTTGAGATGGAAAGATCACAATGGGAAGTTGAGCGTGCagaacttcaa GCAAGAATAGCTTTTCTACAAGGAGAGAGGAAAGGTCAGGAAAACTTAAAACAGGACCTTGTCAGAAGAATCAAGATGTTGGAGTTTGCTCTGAAACAGGAGAG AGCGAAATATCACAAACTGAAATATGGTACAGAATTAAATCAAGAAGATCTCAAACCCCCGTCATTGGAGAAGAAAGAAG AGGATGCTGTGGATGGGGAAGTGATGCCGTCCGCTGGCAACGTGTCTTGGCGCCAAGGCAGACACCTGCTTAGACA ATACCTTCAAGAGATTGGATATACAGATACAATTATTGATGTGAGGTCAGCCAGAGTTCGCTCCCTTTTGGGGCTGCAGGCCCACGCGGCTGAGAGTGAGGCAGAGGGAGCCCAGCCCGCCATTGTTCAGATGAATGGGGAGGTGCCCAGTAAGCGGGCCGGGGACCAGGGGAAGGCCAG GGGGAAGAAGATGCCGGCTTCTTTGGTTGACTCTGCCCTGCTGGACAGTGAGGCCTCAGTTCTCGCTACACTTGACTTCCTCGGTCAAGATGGCATGGAAGATGAGGACAATCTCAG tGATGAAGATGATGGTTTAGCTGGGGAAGAGGAAAGTGAAGTCAAACATGTGAAGAAAAGACCAaag ATGCAGAATGTTGACAACATTGCCATGATGGAGGATGACACGGAGACAGAGGAAGCACTGGCGGAGTTTGACTTCCTGGTGGAGGAGGCGGAGAACGGTGCCGGTGAGGCCCAGAGTCACGGAGACGGACCGGAGTGGG TGCAAAATGAGAAAGAGGAGTGGGATGTGGACCAACGCCTGATAGATAGACTAAAAGACCAgtataaaaaggagagaaagggAATGAAGTCAA GACCAAAGCGATCAGCCTTGCAGCAAATGCTGGCCAATTTAGGATCGGACGATGATGTCTTCTCCTCGCAGTCTTCTTCCTATCAGGGTGGGGCTGCATCCAGCCCTCAGAGGGCCGCTAACTCCTCTGGCTCTGGATTGAGTGGGAGCGACAGCGATGAGTCGG gtCTACAGGGAGGAAGTTCTATCGCATTTCCATCGGATTCTCGTAAACAAATCATCGGAACAGATCCAGACGATGAAAGTTTCGGAGAAGAACTCGGGGAGTTAGCGGACCTGACTGTCAATAACGAGGCCGATCAGAATAATTATGAT ATCTCCTCCCCCAAAGAAGCTTACAGGAAAACCTGGAACGCCAAGTACACACTACGCAG TCACTTTGATGGAGTGCGGTCGCTAGCCTTCCACCCCGTGGACCCGGTCCTGATCACCGCCTCAGAGGACCACACCCTCAAACTCTGGAACTTACAGAAAACAGTCCCTGCCAAAAA AGCCACTTCATTAGATGTAGAACCAGTATACACGTTTCGTGCACACATAGGTCCGGTGCTCTGTCTAGCCGTCAACTCCACGGGCGAGCAATGCTTCAGTGGAGGACAGGACTCAACAATCCGATGCTGGAATATACCCAGCTCCAACATAGACCCCTATGATTCTTTTG atcaaaatgttttaaactgtacCCTAGAAGGCCACACGAATGCAGTATGGGGTTTGTCTGTACACAGTTCAAAGATGCAGCTACTGTCGTGTTCGGCTGACGGGACTGTCCGACTCTGGAGTCCCGGACAGAAACCCCCGCTCCTCCAGAGCTACACAGCTGAGGAGG ATGACGGTGCGCCCACATCAGTGGATTTCGTAAGATGTGATCCTAGCCAAATGGTTGCTTCCTACTCTTCATCCAATACATACATCTATGATATAGAAACAGGGAAGCAGGTTCTCTGTATCAACACTAAATCAGCCTCAG AAGACGGTGGCAACAACCAGATAAACTGTGTGGTGAACCACCCGACCCTCCCCGTCACTATCACCGCCCACGAGGACCGCAACATCCGGTTCTTTGACAACACCACAG GAAAATTGATACACTCCATGGTGGCACATCTGAATGCTGTGTCCAGTTTAGCAGTAGATCCTAATGGCTTATATCTGCTGTCTGGAA GCCATGATTGTTCAATAAGACTTTGGAATTTAGATAGTAAAACGTGTGTACAAGAAATAACCGCCCACAGAAAGAAGTTCGAGGAATCTATACACGACGTGGCATTTCACCCTTCCAAGCCGTACATAGCTAGTGCTGGTGCCGACGCCCTGGCCAAAGTGTTTGTCTGA
- the Striatin-3 gene encoding striatin-3 isoform X9, with translation MPSAGNVSWRQGRHLLRQYLQEIGYTDTIIDVRSARVRSLLGLQAHAAESEAEGAQPAIVQMNGEVPSKRAGDQGKARGKKMPASLVDSALLDSEASVLATLDFLGQDGMEDEDNLSDEDDGLAGEEESEVKHVKKRPKMQNVDNIAMMEDDTETEEALAEFDFLVEEAENGAGEAQSHGDGPEWVQNEKEEWDVDQRLIDRLKDQYKKERKGMKSRPKRSALQQMLANLGSDDDVFSSQSSSYQGGAASSPQRAANSSGSGLSGSDSDESGLQGGSSIAFPSDSRKQIIGTDPDDESFGEELGELADLTVNNEADQNNYDISSPKEAYRKTWNAKYTLRSHFDGVRSLAFHPVDPVLITASEDHTLKLWNLQKTVPAKKATSLDVEPVYTFRAHIGPVLCLAVNSTGEQCFSGGQDSTIRCWNIPSSNIDPYDSFDQNVLNCTLEGHTNAVWGLSVHSSKMQLLSCSADGTVRLWSPGQKPPLLQSYTAEEDDGAPTSVDFVRCDPSQMVASYSSSNTYIYDIETGKQVLCINTKSASEDGGNNQINCVVNHPTLPVTITAHEDRNIRFFDNTTGKLIHSMVAHLNAVSSLAVDPNGLYLLSGSHDCSIRLWNLDSKTCVQEITAHRKKFEESIHDVAFHPSKPYIASAGADALAKVFV, from the exons ATGCCGTCCGCTGGCAACGTGTCTTGGCGCCAAGGCAGACACCTGCTTAGACA ATACCTTCAAGAGATTGGATATACAGATACAATTATTGATGTGAGGTCAGCCAGAGTTCGCTCCCTTTTGGGGCTGCAGGCCCACGCGGCTGAGAGTGAGGCAGAGGGAGCCCAGCCCGCCATTGTTCAGATGAATGGGGAGGTGCCCAGTAAGCGGGCCGGGGACCAGGGGAAGGCCAG GGGGAAGAAGATGCCGGCTTCTTTGGTTGACTCTGCCCTGCTGGACAGTGAGGCCTCAGTTCTCGCTACACTTGACTTCCTCGGTCAAGATGGCATGGAAGATGAGGACAATCTCAG tGATGAAGATGATGGTTTAGCTGGGGAAGAGGAAAGTGAAGTCAAACATGTGAAGAAAAGACCAaag ATGCAGAATGTTGACAACATTGCCATGATGGAGGATGACACGGAGACAGAGGAAGCACTGGCGGAGTTTGACTTCCTGGTGGAGGAGGCGGAGAACGGTGCCGGTGAGGCCCAGAGTCACGGAGACGGACCGGAGTGGG TGCAAAATGAGAAAGAGGAGTGGGATGTGGACCAACGCCTGATAGATAGACTAAAAGACCAgtataaaaaggagagaaagggAATGAAGTCAA GACCAAAGCGATCAGCCTTGCAGCAAATGCTGGCCAATTTAGGATCGGACGATGATGTCTTCTCCTCGCAGTCTTCTTCCTATCAGGGTGGGGCTGCATCCAGCCCTCAGAGGGCCGCTAACTCCTCTGGCTCTGGATTGAGTGGGAGCGACAGCGATGAGTCGG gtCTACAGGGAGGAAGTTCTATCGCATTTCCATCGGATTCTCGTAAACAAATCATCGGAACAGATCCAGACGATGAAAGTTTCGGAGAAGAACTCGGGGAGTTAGCGGACCTGACTGTCAATAACGAGGCCGATCAGAATAATTATGAT ATCTCCTCCCCCAAAGAAGCTTACAGGAAAACCTGGAACGCCAAGTACACACTACGCAG TCACTTTGATGGAGTGCGGTCGCTAGCCTTCCACCCCGTGGACCCGGTCCTGATCACCGCCTCAGAGGACCACACCCTCAAACTCTGGAACTTACAGAAAACAGTCCCTGCCAAAAA AGCCACTTCATTAGATGTAGAACCAGTATACACGTTTCGTGCACACATAGGTCCGGTGCTCTGTCTAGCCGTCAACTCCACGGGCGAGCAATGCTTCAGTGGAGGACAGGACTCAACAATCCGATGCTGGAATATACCCAGCTCCAACATAGACCCCTATGATTCTTTTG atcaaaatgttttaaactgtacCCTAGAAGGCCACACGAATGCAGTATGGGGTTTGTCTGTACACAGTTCAAAGATGCAGCTACTGTCGTGTTCGGCTGACGGGACTGTCCGACTCTGGAGTCCCGGACAGAAACCCCCGCTCCTCCAGAGCTACACAGCTGAGGAGG ATGACGGTGCGCCCACATCAGTGGATTTCGTAAGATGTGATCCTAGCCAAATGGTTGCTTCCTACTCTTCATCCAATACATACATCTATGATATAGAAACAGGGAAGCAGGTTCTCTGTATCAACACTAAATCAGCCTCAG AAGACGGTGGCAACAACCAGATAAACTGTGTGGTGAACCACCCGACCCTCCCCGTCACTATCACCGCCCACGAGGACCGCAACATCCGGTTCTTTGACAACACCACAG GAAAATTGATACACTCCATGGTGGCACATCTGAATGCTGTGTCCAGTTTAGCAGTAGATCCTAATGGCTTATATCTGCTGTCTGGAA GCCATGATTGTTCAATAAGACTTTGGAATTTAGATAGTAAAACGTGTGTACAAGAAATAACCGCCCACAGAAAGAAGTTCGAGGAATCTATACACGACGTGGCATTTCACCCTTCCAAGCCGTACATAGCTAGTGCTGGTGCCGACGCCCTGGCCAAAGTGTTTGTCTGA
- the Striatin-3 gene encoding striatin-3 isoform X8: MNDGEGPGSQHAGQLGPVSGAMGMMTKQQADDVGQRPQYSMPGILHFLQTEWARFEMERSQWEVERAELQARIAFLQGERKGQENLKQDLVRRIKMLEFALKQERAKYHKLKYGTELNQEDLKPPSLEKKEEDAVDGEVMPSAGNVSWRQGRHLLRQYLQEIGYTDTIIDVRSARVRSLLGLQAHAAESEAEGAQPAIVQMNGEVPSKRAGDQGKARGKKMPASLVDSALLDSEASVLATLDFLGQDGMEDEDNLSDEDDGLAGEEESEVKHVKKRPKMQNVDNIAMMEDDTETEEALAEFDFLVEEAENGAGLQGGSSIAFPSDSRKQIIGTDPDDESFGEELGELADLTVNNEADQNNYDISSPKEAYRKTWNAKYTLRSHFDGVRSLAFHPVDPVLITASEDHTLKLWNLQKTVPAKKATSLDVEPVYTFRAHIGPVLCLAVNSTGEQCFSGGQDSTIRCWNIPSSNIDPYDSFDQNVLNCTLEGHTNAVWGLSVHSSKMQLLSCSADGTVRLWSPGQKPPLLQSYTAEEDDGAPTSVDFVRCDPSQMVASYSSSNTYIYDIETGKQVLCINTKSASEDGGNNQINCVVNHPTLPVTITAHEDRNIRFFDNTTGKLIHSMVAHLNAVSSLAVDPNGLYLLSGSHDCSIRLWNLDSKTCVQEITAHRKKFEESIHDVAFHPSKPYIASAGADALAKVFV; encoded by the exons ATGAATGACGGTGAGGGCCCTGGATCTCAGCACGCGGGACAGCTAGGCCCAGTGTCAGGGGCAATGGGGATGATGACTAAACAGCAGGCGGATGATGTGGGCCAGCGTCCGCAGTATTCGATGCCTGGAATATTGCATTTTCTACAAACGGAATGGGCTCGTTTTGAGATGGAAAGATCACAATGGGAAGTTGAGCGTGCagaacttcaa GCAAGAATAGCTTTTCTACAAGGAGAGAGGAAAGGTCAGGAAAACTTAAAACAGGACCTTGTCAGAAGAATCAAGATGTTGGAGTTTGCTCTGAAACAGGAGAG AGCGAAATATCACAAACTGAAATATGGTACAGAATTAAATCAAGAAGATCTCAAACCCCCGTCATTGGAGAAGAAAGAAG AGGATGCTGTGGATGGGGAAGTGATGCCGTCCGCTGGCAACGTGTCTTGGCGCCAAGGCAGACACCTGCTTAGACA ATACCTTCAAGAGATTGGATATACAGATACAATTATTGATGTGAGGTCAGCCAGAGTTCGCTCCCTTTTGGGGCTGCAGGCCCACGCGGCTGAGAGTGAGGCAGAGGGAGCCCAGCCCGCCATTGTTCAGATGAATGGGGAGGTGCCCAGTAAGCGGGCCGGGGACCAGGGGAAGGCCAG GGGGAAGAAGATGCCGGCTTCTTTGGTTGACTCTGCCCTGCTGGACAGTGAGGCCTCAGTTCTCGCTACACTTGACTTCCTCGGTCAAGATGGCATGGAAGATGAGGACAATCTCAG tGATGAAGATGATGGTTTAGCTGGGGAAGAGGAAAGTGAAGTCAAACATGTGAAGAAAAGACCAaag ATGCAGAATGTTGACAACATTGCCATGATGGAGGATGACACGGAGACAGAGGAAGCACTGGCGGAGTTTGACTTCCTGGTGGAGGAGGCGGAGAACGGTGCCG gtCTACAGGGAGGAAGTTCTATCGCATTTCCATCGGATTCTCGTAAACAAATCATCGGAACAGATCCAGACGATGAAAGTTTCGGAGAAGAACTCGGGGAGTTAGCGGACCTGACTGTCAATAACGAGGCCGATCAGAATAATTATGAT ATCTCCTCCCCCAAAGAAGCTTACAGGAAAACCTGGAACGCCAAGTACACACTACGCAG TCACTTTGATGGAGTGCGGTCGCTAGCCTTCCACCCCGTGGACCCGGTCCTGATCACCGCCTCAGAGGACCACACCCTCAAACTCTGGAACTTACAGAAAACAGTCCCTGCCAAAAA AGCCACTTCATTAGATGTAGAACCAGTATACACGTTTCGTGCACACATAGGTCCGGTGCTCTGTCTAGCCGTCAACTCCACGGGCGAGCAATGCTTCAGTGGAGGACAGGACTCAACAATCCGATGCTGGAATATACCCAGCTCCAACATAGACCCCTATGATTCTTTTG atcaaaatgttttaaactgtacCCTAGAAGGCCACACGAATGCAGTATGGGGTTTGTCTGTACACAGTTCAAAGATGCAGCTACTGTCGTGTTCGGCTGACGGGACTGTCCGACTCTGGAGTCCCGGACAGAAACCCCCGCTCCTCCAGAGCTACACAGCTGAGGAGG ATGACGGTGCGCCCACATCAGTGGATTTCGTAAGATGTGATCCTAGCCAAATGGTTGCTTCCTACTCTTCATCCAATACATACATCTATGATATAGAAACAGGGAAGCAGGTTCTCTGTATCAACACTAAATCAGCCTCAG AAGACGGTGGCAACAACCAGATAAACTGTGTGGTGAACCACCCGACCCTCCCCGTCACTATCACCGCCCACGAGGACCGCAACATCCGGTTCTTTGACAACACCACAG GAAAATTGATACACTCCATGGTGGCACATCTGAATGCTGTGTCCAGTTTAGCAGTAGATCCTAATGGCTTATATCTGCTGTCTGGAA GCCATGATTGTTCAATAAGACTTTGGAATTTAGATAGTAAAACGTGTGTACAAGAAATAACCGCCCACAGAAAGAAGTTCGAGGAATCTATACACGACGTGGCATTTCACCCTTCCAAGCCGTACATAGCTAGTGCTGGTGCCGACGCCCTGGCCAAAGTGTTTGTCTGA
- the Striatin-3 gene encoding striatin-3 isoform X3, which yields MNDGEGPGSQHAGQLGPVSGAMGMMTKQQADDVGQRPQYSMPGILHFLQTEWARFEMERSQWEVERAELQARIAFLQGERKGQENLKQDLVRRIKMLEFALKQERAKYHKLKYGTELNQEDLKPPSLEKKEEDAVDGEVMPSAGNVSWRQGRHLLRQYLQEIGYTDTIIDVRSARVRSLLGLQAHAAESEAEGAQPAIVQMNGEVPSKRAGDQGKARGKKMPASLVDSALLDSEASVLATLDFLGQDGMEDEDNLSDEDDGLAGEEESEVKHVKKRPKMQNVDNIAMMEDDTETEEALAEFDFLVEEAENGAGEAQSHGDGPEWGPKRSALQQMLANLGSDDDVFSSQSSSYQGGAASSPQRAANSSGSGLSGSDSDESGLQGGSSIAFPSDSRKQIIGTDPDDESFGEELGELADLTVNNEADQNNYDISSPKEAYRKTWNAKYTLRSHFDGVRSLAFHPVDPVLITASEDHTLKLWNLQKTVPAKKATSLDVEPVYTFRAHIGPVLCLAVNSTGEQCFSGGQDSTIRCWNIPSSNIDPYDSFDQNVLNCTLEGHTNAVWGLSVHSSKMQLLSCSADGTVRLWSPGQKPPLLQSYTAEEDDGAPTSVDFVRCDPSQMVASYSSSNTYIYDIETGKQVLCINTKSASEDGGNNQINCVVNHPTLPVTITAHEDRNIRFFDNTTGKLIHSMVAHLNAVSSLAVDPNGLYLLSGSHDCSIRLWNLDSKTCVQEITAHRKKFEESIHDVAFHPSKPYIASAGADALAKVFV from the exons ATGAATGACGGTGAGGGCCCTGGATCTCAGCACGCGGGACAGCTAGGCCCAGTGTCAGGGGCAATGGGGATGATGACTAAACAGCAGGCGGATGATGTGGGCCAGCGTCCGCAGTATTCGATGCCTGGAATATTGCATTTTCTACAAACGGAATGGGCTCGTTTTGAGATGGAAAGATCACAATGGGAAGTTGAGCGTGCagaacttcaa GCAAGAATAGCTTTTCTACAAGGAGAGAGGAAAGGTCAGGAAAACTTAAAACAGGACCTTGTCAGAAGAATCAAGATGTTGGAGTTTGCTCTGAAACAGGAGAG AGCGAAATATCACAAACTGAAATATGGTACAGAATTAAATCAAGAAGATCTCAAACCCCCGTCATTGGAGAAGAAAGAAG AGGATGCTGTGGATGGGGAAGTGATGCCGTCCGCTGGCAACGTGTCTTGGCGCCAAGGCAGACACCTGCTTAGACA ATACCTTCAAGAGATTGGATATACAGATACAATTATTGATGTGAGGTCAGCCAGAGTTCGCTCCCTTTTGGGGCTGCAGGCCCACGCGGCTGAGAGTGAGGCAGAGGGAGCCCAGCCCGCCATTGTTCAGATGAATGGGGAGGTGCCCAGTAAGCGGGCCGGGGACCAGGGGAAGGCCAG GGGGAAGAAGATGCCGGCTTCTTTGGTTGACTCTGCCCTGCTGGACAGTGAGGCCTCAGTTCTCGCTACACTTGACTTCCTCGGTCAAGATGGCATGGAAGATGAGGACAATCTCAG tGATGAAGATGATGGTTTAGCTGGGGAAGAGGAAAGTGAAGTCAAACATGTGAAGAAAAGACCAaag ATGCAGAATGTTGACAACATTGCCATGATGGAGGATGACACGGAGACAGAGGAAGCACTGGCGGAGTTTGACTTCCTGGTGGAGGAGGCGGAGAACGGTGCCGGTGAGGCCCAGAGTCACGGAGACGGACCGGAGTGGG GACCAAAGCGATCAGCCTTGCAGCAAATGCTGGCCAATTTAGGATCGGACGATGATGTCTTCTCCTCGCAGTCTTCTTCCTATCAGGGTGGGGCTGCATCCAGCCCTCAGAGGGCCGCTAACTCCTCTGGCTCTGGATTGAGTGGGAGCGACAGCGATGAGTCGG gtCTACAGGGAGGAAGTTCTATCGCATTTCCATCGGATTCTCGTAAACAAATCATCGGAACAGATCCAGACGATGAAAGTTTCGGAGAAGAACTCGGGGAGTTAGCGGACCTGACTGTCAATAACGAGGCCGATCAGAATAATTATGAT ATCTCCTCCCCCAAAGAAGCTTACAGGAAAACCTGGAACGCCAAGTACACACTACGCAG TCACTTTGATGGAGTGCGGTCGCTAGCCTTCCACCCCGTGGACCCGGTCCTGATCACCGCCTCAGAGGACCACACCCTCAAACTCTGGAACTTACAGAAAACAGTCCCTGCCAAAAA AGCCACTTCATTAGATGTAGAACCAGTATACACGTTTCGTGCACACATAGGTCCGGTGCTCTGTCTAGCCGTCAACTCCACGGGCGAGCAATGCTTCAGTGGAGGACAGGACTCAACAATCCGATGCTGGAATATACCCAGCTCCAACATAGACCCCTATGATTCTTTTG atcaaaatgttttaaactgtacCCTAGAAGGCCACACGAATGCAGTATGGGGTTTGTCTGTACACAGTTCAAAGATGCAGCTACTGTCGTGTTCGGCTGACGGGACTGTCCGACTCTGGAGTCCCGGACAGAAACCCCCGCTCCTCCAGAGCTACACAGCTGAGGAGG ATGACGGTGCGCCCACATCAGTGGATTTCGTAAGATGTGATCCTAGCCAAATGGTTGCTTCCTACTCTTCATCCAATACATACATCTATGATATAGAAACAGGGAAGCAGGTTCTCTGTATCAACACTAAATCAGCCTCAG AAGACGGTGGCAACAACCAGATAAACTGTGTGGTGAACCACCCGACCCTCCCCGTCACTATCACCGCCCACGAGGACCGCAACATCCGGTTCTTTGACAACACCACAG GAAAATTGATACACTCCATGGTGGCACATCTGAATGCTGTGTCCAGTTTAGCAGTAGATCCTAATGGCTTATATCTGCTGTCTGGAA GCCATGATTGTTCAATAAGACTTTGGAATTTAGATAGTAAAACGTGTGTACAAGAAATAACCGCCCACAGAAAGAAGTTCGAGGAATCTATACACGACGTGGCATTTCACCCTTCCAAGCCGTACATAGCTAGTGCTGGTGCCGACGCCCTGGCCAAAGTGTTTGTCTGA
- the Striatin-3 gene encoding striatin-3 isoform X7: protein MNDGEGPGSQHAGQLGPVSGAMGMMTKQQADDVGQRPQYSMPGILHFLQTEWARFEMERSQWEVERAELQARIAFLQGERKGQENLKQDLVRRIKMLEFALKQERAKYHKLKYGTELNQEDLKPPSLEKKEEDAVDGEVMPSAGNVSWRQGRHLLRQYLQEIGYTDTIIDVRSARVRSLLGLQAHAAESEAEGAQPAIVQMNGEVPSKRAGDQGKARGKKMPASLVDSALLDSEASVLATLDFLGQDGMEDEDNLSDEDDGLAGEEESEVKHVKKRPKMQNVDNIAMMEDDTETEEALAEFDFLVEEAENGAGEAQSHGDGPEWGLQGGSSIAFPSDSRKQIIGTDPDDESFGEELGELADLTVNNEADQNNYDISSPKEAYRKTWNAKYTLRSHFDGVRSLAFHPVDPVLITASEDHTLKLWNLQKTVPAKKATSLDVEPVYTFRAHIGPVLCLAVNSTGEQCFSGGQDSTIRCWNIPSSNIDPYDSFDQNVLNCTLEGHTNAVWGLSVHSSKMQLLSCSADGTVRLWSPGQKPPLLQSYTAEEDDGAPTSVDFVRCDPSQMVASYSSSNTYIYDIETGKQVLCINTKSASEDGGNNQINCVVNHPTLPVTITAHEDRNIRFFDNTTGKLIHSMVAHLNAVSSLAVDPNGLYLLSGSHDCSIRLWNLDSKTCVQEITAHRKKFEESIHDVAFHPSKPYIASAGADALAKVFV, encoded by the exons ATGAATGACGGTGAGGGCCCTGGATCTCAGCACGCGGGACAGCTAGGCCCAGTGTCAGGGGCAATGGGGATGATGACTAAACAGCAGGCGGATGATGTGGGCCAGCGTCCGCAGTATTCGATGCCTGGAATATTGCATTTTCTACAAACGGAATGGGCTCGTTTTGAGATGGAAAGATCACAATGGGAAGTTGAGCGTGCagaacttcaa GCAAGAATAGCTTTTCTACAAGGAGAGAGGAAAGGTCAGGAAAACTTAAAACAGGACCTTGTCAGAAGAATCAAGATGTTGGAGTTTGCTCTGAAACAGGAGAG AGCGAAATATCACAAACTGAAATATGGTACAGAATTAAATCAAGAAGATCTCAAACCCCCGTCATTGGAGAAGAAAGAAG AGGATGCTGTGGATGGGGAAGTGATGCCGTCCGCTGGCAACGTGTCTTGGCGCCAAGGCAGACACCTGCTTAGACA ATACCTTCAAGAGATTGGATATACAGATACAATTATTGATGTGAGGTCAGCCAGAGTTCGCTCCCTTTTGGGGCTGCAGGCCCACGCGGCTGAGAGTGAGGCAGAGGGAGCCCAGCCCGCCATTGTTCAGATGAATGGGGAGGTGCCCAGTAAGCGGGCCGGGGACCAGGGGAAGGCCAG GGGGAAGAAGATGCCGGCTTCTTTGGTTGACTCTGCCCTGCTGGACAGTGAGGCCTCAGTTCTCGCTACACTTGACTTCCTCGGTCAAGATGGCATGGAAGATGAGGACAATCTCAG tGATGAAGATGATGGTTTAGCTGGGGAAGAGGAAAGTGAAGTCAAACATGTGAAGAAAAGACCAaag ATGCAGAATGTTGACAACATTGCCATGATGGAGGATGACACGGAGACAGAGGAAGCACTGGCGGAGTTTGACTTCCTGGTGGAGGAGGCGGAGAACGGTGCCGGTGAGGCCCAGAGTCACGGAGACGGACCGGAGTGGG gtCTACAGGGAGGAAGTTCTATCGCATTTCCATCGGATTCTCGTAAACAAATCATCGGAACAGATCCAGACGATGAAAGTTTCGGAGAAGAACTCGGGGAGTTAGCGGACCTGACTGTCAATAACGAGGCCGATCAGAATAATTATGAT ATCTCCTCCCCCAAAGAAGCTTACAGGAAAACCTGGAACGCCAAGTACACACTACGCAG TCACTTTGATGGAGTGCGGTCGCTAGCCTTCCACCCCGTGGACCCGGTCCTGATCACCGCCTCAGAGGACCACACCCTCAAACTCTGGAACTTACAGAAAACAGTCCCTGCCAAAAA AGCCACTTCATTAGATGTAGAACCAGTATACACGTTTCGTGCACACATAGGTCCGGTGCTCTGTCTAGCCGTCAACTCCACGGGCGAGCAATGCTTCAGTGGAGGACAGGACTCAACAATCCGATGCTGGAATATACCCAGCTCCAACATAGACCCCTATGATTCTTTTG atcaaaatgttttaaactgtacCCTAGAAGGCCACACGAATGCAGTATGGGGTTTGTCTGTACACAGTTCAAAGATGCAGCTACTGTCGTGTTCGGCTGACGGGACTGTCCGACTCTGGAGTCCCGGACAGAAACCCCCGCTCCTCCAGAGCTACACAGCTGAGGAGG ATGACGGTGCGCCCACATCAGTGGATTTCGTAAGATGTGATCCTAGCCAAATGGTTGCTTCCTACTCTTCATCCAATACATACATCTATGATATAGAAACAGGGAAGCAGGTTCTCTGTATCAACACTAAATCAGCCTCAG AAGACGGTGGCAACAACCAGATAAACTGTGTGGTGAACCACCCGACCCTCCCCGTCACTATCACCGCCCACGAGGACCGCAACATCCGGTTCTTTGACAACACCACAG GAAAATTGATACACTCCATGGTGGCACATCTGAATGCTGTGTCCAGTTTAGCAGTAGATCCTAATGGCTTATATCTGCTGTCTGGAA GCCATGATTGTTCAATAAGACTTTGGAATTTAGATAGTAAAACGTGTGTACAAGAAATAACCGCCCACAGAAAGAAGTTCGAGGAATCTATACACGACGTGGCATTTCACCCTTCCAAGCCGTACATAGCTAGTGCTGGTGCCGACGCCCTGGCCAAAGTGTTTGTCTGA